The proteins below are encoded in one region of Silene latifolia isolate original U9 population chromosome 2, ASM4854445v1, whole genome shotgun sequence:
- the LOC141633709 gene encoding protein ACCELERATED CELL DEATH 6-like yields the protein MDEQLYLAATEGKEDYLTEFEGSPSPATGNRNGIPDERYFLTQTPEGDNLLHLAASRDRLPFIVKALDKIPAVVLLICWGNNLGENPLHVAARLGQLDTVQVLVNQYKSYLHDIKERKERSTLLTHLATEKGNDSPEPWKARDSNGNTPLHEALKHGYEDVAKYLLEVEPELANYDNNANEGVLYLAAAYGHENVLETILMSTMAYSLSAPVGLTPLHVAVDTCTEGATKLLLEKHPELAKRVDKRKRTALYYAAQTNKQGHVEAILKAEKSCAYIRDEAGLTPLLRAASLGQPDALRTILLHCPESVAICDSKGKTALHLIEFRSYQEGIELLRNPAMKKLINIPDTEGNTPLHVAGKNSDHILAKVILDTDNTGATVRNKEGFTPWDIIKLQPELTEQMVEIGYQLLIQPSDEQKQPEVIQQMALHRPDDVNERLRRNFASLGLMAVILAAISFAAGFTSVDGFNRSTGLTRHIVFKVAVISNTAAMSGYTIVFFSTLWAMMIARRDDEPMFLLSFCIHVLQLAFVGTLIAFVSGLYALTSTRSLWLAIVVVCLPSSALILTISKSFVFRLARFFYRTRLY from the exons atggatgagcaACTATACTTGGCTGCAACAGAAGGGAAAGAAGATTACCTTACTGAATTCGAGGGGTCACCGTCACCAGCGACAGGAAACCGGAATGGTATTCCCGATGAACGATATTTCCTAACTCAAACTCCGGAAGGGGACAATCTTCTCCACCTGGCAGCCAGCCGGGATAGGCTTCCCTTCATTGTCAAGGCGCTTGACAAAATCCCGGCTGTGGTGCTTCTTATCTGCTGGGGTAACAACCTAGGGGAGAACCCGCTTCATGTCGCTGCTCGACTAGGGCAGCTTGACACAGTTCAGGTTCTAGTTAACCAGTACAAGTCTTACCTGCATGACATCAAAGAGAGGAAGGAGCGATCGACACTTCTAACCCATTTGGCAACTGAAAAGGGAAATGACAGTCCCGAGCCATGGAAGGCTCGAGACTCAAATGGGAATACGCCTCTTCACGAGGCGCTTAAGCATGGGTACGAGGATGTCGCGAAGTACCTCCTTGAAGTTGAACCTGAATTGGCTAATTATGATAATAATGCTAATGAGGGTGTGCTGTACCTTGCTGCTGCTTATGGTCATGAGAACGTTCTAGAAACGATTTTGATGTCGACCATGGCGTATAGCTTGAGTGCACCTGTTGGGTTAACCCCACTTCATGTCGCAGTCGACACTTGCACAG AGGGTGCTACAAAACTTTTGCTAGAAAAGCACCCGGAATTGGCTAAAAGAGTAGACAAGCGGAAAAGAACAGCACTGTACTACGCGGCACAGACAAATAAACAAGGGCATGTGGAGGCAATACTAAAAGCAGAGAAATCATGTGCATACATACGAGACGAGGCTGGTCTTACTCCTCTACTCAGAGCAGCCAGTCTTGGTCAGCCAGACGCTCTTCGTACAATCCTTCTTCACTGTCCAGAATCTGTAGCGATTTGCGACAGCAAAGGTAAGACAGCGCTACACCTCATAGAATTCAGAAGCTATCAGGAAGGAATAGAGTTACTCAGGAATCCAGCCATGAAAAAACTCATTAATATCCCCGACACTGAAGGGAACACTCCGCTGCACGTAGCAGGAAAGAACTCTGATCACATTCTAGCTAAGGTGATACTCGATACAGATAACACAGGAGCGACAGTCAGAAACAAGGAAGGTTTCACACCGTGGGATATTATCAAGCTGCAACCGGAACTCACAGAACAAATG GTAGAAATTGGGTATCAGCTATTAATCCAACCAAGTGATGAGCAAAAACAACCTGAAGTGATCCAGCAAATGGCTCTTCATCGTCCAGACGATGTGAATGAAAGACTGCGGAGAAATTTTGCCAGTCTAGGACTTATGGCCGTAATATTAGCGGCCATTAGTTTTGCAGCAGGGTTCACAAGTGTAGACGGCTTCAATAGAAGTACTGGTCTAACAAGGCACATAGTATTCAAAGTGGCCGTGATATCAAATACAGCAGCTATGAGCGGTTACACAATAGTGTTTTTCAGCACACTTTGGGCAATGATGATTGCACGTCGAGATGATGAACCTATGTTTTTGCTCTCGTTCTGCATCCACGTTCTTCAGCTAGCGTTCGTTGGAACGTTAATAGCTTTTGTCAGCGGCTTATATGCTTTGACATCGACAAGGTCCTTGTGGTTAGCCATAGTAGTTGTGTGTCTGCCTTCGTCTGCACTGATATTAACCATTTCAAAGTCGTTTGTTTTTCGCCTAGCGCGATTTTTTTATAGAACTAGGCTTTATTAG
- the LOC141642253 gene encoding uncharacterized protein LOC141642253 — MATAKMSELEHQARLELMIKEAAGKVVFNESIIQDNYKVTKATMHNSVKDLKDLVVYDSHSWLGDVVESYPSPVHNMDTDPYASFIHQGSDGSKGGVVYVDGTDSTARKWLAAFDAPNNKCYVECGPIGPTNWKVVEENLNQSGNLSSYNDPVLGGWAGAHVYRDPDGNVNQYHLYIAFSR, encoded by the exons ATGGCAACAGCAAAAATGAGCGAGCTGGAGCACCAAGCTAGACTTGAATTGATGATAAAGGAGGCTGCAGGAAAAGTCGTGTTCAACGAGTCGATCATTCAGGACAACTACAAAGTTACAAAAGCTACGATGCATAATTCAGTCAAGGATCTCAAGGACTTAGTTGTGTATGACAGTCATAGCTGGTTAGGAGATGTGGTTGAATCCTACCCATCCCCGGTACATAATATGGATACTGATCCATATGCCAGTTTTATTCATCAAGGCTCAGACGGTTCCAAAGGCGGAGTGGTGTACGTCGATGGCACTGACTCGACTGCCCGCAAGTGGCTTGCCGCTTTCGACGCTCCCAATAACAAG TGTTATGTGGAATGCGGACCAATAGGACCGACAAACTGGAAGGTGGTTGAAGAGAATCTGAATCAATCCGGAAACTTAAGCTCCTACAACGATCCGGTCTTGGGAGGATGGGCGGGAGCCCATGTTTACCGTGACCCTGATGGTAATGTGAATCAATATCACTTGTATATCGCTTTTTCACGTTAA